One genomic window of Ficedula albicollis isolate OC2 unplaced genomic scaffold, FicAlb1.5 N00263, whole genome shotgun sequence includes the following:
- the REEP2 gene encoding receptor expression-enhancing protein 2 isoform X2 has product MVSWIISRLVVLIFGTLYPAYSSYKAVKTKNVKEYVKWMMYWIVFAFFTTAETLTDIVLSWFPFYFELKIAFVIWLLSPYTKGSSVLYRKFVHPTLSNKEKEIDEYITQACDKSYETMMRVGKRGLNLAASAAVTAAAKGQGVLSEKLRSFSMQDLTLIRDEDTVHMRSCDPQLHPSGASLLETIEDSASCYSSGEESSVAHRSNGTPSDTRTDPSDEDAGDKLPKRTQSLKTPKKLPVRSVKARPKKKAAGSLASGESS; this is encoded by the exons ATGGTCTCCTGGATCATCTCCCGCCTCGTGGT GCTGATCTTCGGCACCCTCTACCCCGCGTACTCCTCCTACAAGGCCGTGAAGACGAAAAACGTAAAGGAATAT GTGAAGTGGATGATGTACTGGATTGTGTTTGCCTTTTTCACCACTGCAGAAACACTCACAGACATTGTTCTTTCTTG GTTTCCCTTTTATTTCGAGCTGAAAATCGCATTTGTGATTTGGCTGCTCTCCCCTTACACCAAGGGCTCCAGTGTCCTCTACAGGAAGTTCGTGCACCCAACACTTTCCAATAAGGAGAAG GAAATTGATGAATACATTACTCAGGCTTGTGACAAGAGCTACGAAACCATGATGCGAGTTGGCAAGAGAGGGCTAAACCttgctgccagtgcagcagtTACTGCAGCTGCAAAG GGTCAGGGAGTTTTGTCTGAGAAGCTTCGAAGTTTCAGCATGCAGGATCTCACTCTGATCCGAGATGAAGATACTGTGCATATGCGAAGCTGTGATCCACAGCTGCACCCCTCTGGTGCGAGTCTGCTGGAAACTATTGAAGACTCAG CTTCCTGTTATTCCTCTGGAGAGGAGAGCAGTGTGGCACATCGGTCTAATGGAACCCCATCAGATACTAGAACAGACCCATCAGATGAAGATGCAGGAGACAAACTTCCTAAACGTACCCAGAGTCTCAAAACTCCTAAAAAG CTTCCAGTGAGAAGTGTAAAAGCCCGCCCTAAGAAGAAAGCTGCTGGTTCTCTTGCTTCTGGCGAGTCATCCTAA
- the REEP2 gene encoding receptor expression-enhancing protein 2 isoform X3, producing the protein MCGDGSFILRRHFTFFLGSDVCPLSDCSFAGEVDDVLDCVCLFHHCRNTHRHCSFLGSSVLYRKFVHPTLSNKEKEIDEYITQACDKSYETMMRVGKRGLNLAASAAVTAAAKGQGVLSEKLRSFSMQDLTLIRDEDTVHMRSCDPQLHPSGASLLETIEDSASCYSSGEESSVAHRSNGTPSDTRTDPSDEDAGDKLPKRTQSLKTPKKVMKAELPVRSVKARPKKKAAGSLASGESS; encoded by the exons ATGTGTGGAGATGGGTCATTTATACTGAGAAgacatttcactttttttctgggTTCTGATGTATGTCCATTGAGTGACTGCTCTTTTGCAGGTGAAGTGGATGATGTACTGGATTGTGTTTGCCTTTTTCACCACTGCAGAAACACTCACAGACATTGTTCTTTCTTG GGCTCCAGTGTCCTCTACAGGAAGTTCGTGCACCCAACACTTTCCAATAAGGAGAAG GAAATTGATGAATACATTACTCAGGCTTGTGACAAGAGCTACGAAACCATGATGCGAGTTGGCAAGAGAGGGCTAAACCttgctgccagtgcagcagtTACTGCAGCTGCAAAG GGTCAGGGAGTTTTGTCTGAGAAGCTTCGAAGTTTCAGCATGCAGGATCTCACTCTGATCCGAGATGAAGATACTGTGCATATGCGAAGCTGTGATCCACAGCTGCACCCCTCTGGTGCGAGTCTGCTGGAAACTATTGAAGACTCAG CTTCCTGTTATTCCTCTGGAGAGGAGAGCAGTGTGGCACATCGGTCTAATGGAACCCCATCAGATACTAGAACAGACCCATCAGATGAAGATGCAGGAGACAAACTTCCTAAACGTACCCAGAGTCTCAAAACTCCTAAAAAGGTGATGAAAGCTGAA CTTCCAGTGAGAAGTGTAAAAGCCCGCCCTAAGAAGAAAGCTGCTGGTTCTCTTGCTTCTGGCGAGTCATCCTAA
- the REEP2 gene encoding receptor expression-enhancing protein 2 isoform X1, translated as MVSWIISRLVVLIFGTLYPAYSSYKAVKTKNVKEYVKWMMYWIVFAFFTTAETLTDIVLSWFPFYFELKIAFVIWLLSPYTKGSSVLYRKFVHPTLSNKEKEIDEYITQACDKSYETMMRVGKRGLNLAASAAVTAAAKGQGVLSEKLRSFSMQDLTLIRDEDTVHMRSCDPQLHPSGASLLETIEDSASCYSSGEESSVAHRSNGTPSDTRTDPSDEDAGDKLPKRTQSLKTPKKVMKAELPVRSVKARPKKKAAGSLASGESS; from the exons ATGGTCTCCTGGATCATCTCCCGCCTCGTGGT GCTGATCTTCGGCACCCTCTACCCCGCGTACTCCTCCTACAAGGCCGTGAAGACGAAAAACGTAAAGGAATAT GTGAAGTGGATGATGTACTGGATTGTGTTTGCCTTTTTCACCACTGCAGAAACACTCACAGACATTGTTCTTTCTTG GTTTCCCTTTTATTTCGAGCTGAAAATCGCATTTGTGATTTGGCTGCTCTCCCCTTACACCAAGGGCTCCAGTGTCCTCTACAGGAAGTTCGTGCACCCAACACTTTCCAATAAGGAGAAG GAAATTGATGAATACATTACTCAGGCTTGTGACAAGAGCTACGAAACCATGATGCGAGTTGGCAAGAGAGGGCTAAACCttgctgccagtgcagcagtTACTGCAGCTGCAAAG GGTCAGGGAGTTTTGTCTGAGAAGCTTCGAAGTTTCAGCATGCAGGATCTCACTCTGATCCGAGATGAAGATACTGTGCATATGCGAAGCTGTGATCCACAGCTGCACCCCTCTGGTGCGAGTCTGCTGGAAACTATTGAAGACTCAG CTTCCTGTTATTCCTCTGGAGAGGAGAGCAGTGTGGCACATCGGTCTAATGGAACCCCATCAGATACTAGAACAGACCCATCAGATGAAGATGCAGGAGACAAACTTCCTAAACGTACCCAGAGTCTCAAAACTCCTAAAAAGGTGATGAAAGCTGAA CTTCCAGTGAGAAGTGTAAAAGCCCGCCCTAAGAAGAAAGCTGCTGGTTCTCTTGCTTCTGGCGAGTCATCCTAA